The following DNA comes from Dermochelys coriacea isolate rDerCor1 chromosome 21, rDerCor1.pri.v4, whole genome shotgun sequence.
GTCAGCAGAATGCATAGGTGAAAAAGCCCCAGTAAGCCTTCAATCTTCAGCGTGGCCAGCAGGGGAAGCAGAAGTGCAAGCTTCATGGTTAGAACACACTTCCATACATTAAGGAACCAGTTCAACCCTTCCTGGGTACTTTATAAAATTACTTCTCAACGCAGTTCCATGGACAGGATTCAATGGCCTTGTCAAGCTTGCCTGCTGATCCCAAATCTTGAAGCAGCAGCTCTCCATGAACATGGGCACATGCatattatatttatgacactaatGGAAATCAAATCCACTGGTTATAAGGGGTCAAATCACTGCTGGCATAAGGGGGTGAAGCCAACGGAGTTATGGCAGAAATGGATGTGGTCCCGGCTGTCTTAGTGGAGATTGGGATAACAAGTTTATGATGTTGGGAACCCTGAGAACAACGGTATCTCATCCCTGCCTAGGCCACTAAACTCCGGTGCTATTTTCTCCTCAAAAACAAACACTTCTTAATTGTACATAAAACCAAACATATGTAGCCAAACAGCTGTATATACAAACTACAATGCCTGCAGTGTTAATGAAGAATTGATCTCTGCTCATTAAGTGTTGTGGCATTGCCACATTAACTTCTGCAAACAAACCCTGCATCAACACTGTAAGCATTGTGTATCTGCTCTCCAAAAGAATTCACACACATTGCAGCTGCCCAGTATATACATGTACATTAACCCTGGATGTTCAttcccaaggggtttttttttgtacatacaGAGTGATCATTTTTGGCTGCAGCCAAAAGAGCATGCTCCTTATGTACACCtgtgttctgtcatttgccacctgTTCCCCCATTCCTGGTACAAGACAAAGCACAAGGAAAGCCAACACACAAAGCATAGGAGaccaccacctctcctccagccccccaaaTCTCTCAAGGCACATGACACTGCCGTCACTCAATCCCACCCATCATTTGTAAAGGCAAAACAAATACAGAGCTCTTCTCTGTTAAGTGTCAGTTAAATGCTTCATTCCTGGCGTGCTAGGGAgatgaaagcattttttaaacttctggATCCTAACTCCCATTCCTGATGTTTCCATGGGAAatattaattcttttaaaaaacattttctgacagGTAAAACCACTTGTTGGTCTTCCCACTGTAAAGATCAGCTTTAAACCTCCTACCCCTTGGGCAAAGAGATCCCTTGCGCCTTCCTATTAGATATTAAAGGGCGATTATATGTTTGTTTACTCATGGAGCTCAAACATTCACTGAACAGCTAGCTTTGGGGTGCTTCTGGCTCCTTCTCTAGCTCAAGTACATCTTCTTACAAGCCAAGATTATTGTCCTAAAAATAATCTGTTAAGTGTCTTTCAGAAATAGAGGGTAAGGGGGTCGGGGTGATTCTAAACCGAGAAAGTTAGAAATCCTGACCATCACTTCCCACCTCCAGAGAGGGAATTGTCCATTTGCACAGACTGAACCAATGGCTCTTCCTTTGCTCTGGATTAGTGCTCTGAATCGGAGACGTAAGAGGGCTGTGTCCATCTCCACACCAGCATATCCTCTCCTGCTATCCTGTGTGACTCCGTCTGAATCCGTGATTCATTTGAAGCCAGGAAGTCCACAGCTCTGTTCCAGACCCGCTTCATTTTTTTCCTGGAAGTAGCAGCAAAACGGAATAGTGATCTCTGCCTTACGTTTGCTTGCTTAGCACACTTGTCACTGCCTACAAAGTGACTCTTAACCTCCTCCCATTGCCTTCCAATAGACAGTAAAGGAGATCAAAACTAACATTCAGAGCTAATTCTGAGACAGTGCATTAAGGCACCAACTCTTTATACATGGTTCTAATACTGTGGAAGGTGAGCCCTTCAGGCAGTACAAGGAGGCTTATGGATTGCATAGAATTCCAAAATTGAATTGTGGTGCAAGGAGACCTCAATTAGTAATTATCCCCAAGGACACTGCAATGTTTGCAGAGCTCCCTTAGATTTTAGAACACAAAGTGGAGCTTGCCCCAGTTCTGGATCCGTGTCTAGTTGTGCTCCCAACTTTCTGTTCAGGACCCCATGCAGGTAAACAAGCTCAAACCTGTTTGATCAGATCAAACCACATCAGACCTTTTCCTACCAGTAGTACTGTGACTGATTAAGGATGAGAATGATTAAGGCTTTGTACTTCATAATAGCATGGATCTCAAAGTACTCTACAAAGTAGGGACGATCTCCATTTTACTGAAGAGGAAACTGAACTTTAGAGAGGAGGCAAATGGCTCACcgcagcaaagaaaaaaacaggaCCCCTGTCTACTAACTCCCCATCCTGTGATCCAGCTACTTGACCACGCTGCCTCCTTGAAGAGCAACAAACCCAGTAACCTACCTGTAACTGGACATAACTGTAACTCCTAGTTACATCTGCCTAACTGACAATTGCTTTGCTCTGGCCAGCGGGAAACCCAAATTTGATTAGTGAGCTTAGTCTCACTTCCATGGCAGGTAATGCACAGAGCCATTCAGGAAAGAGCTACTCTGATGCTCCGGCTACACACTGGGTGCCTCAATTCTGAAAGGCACAGCACTGCAGTCCTCCTGGCTAAATGATAGGACGGAGCGGTGGAGACGCTTAGGATAACATCTAATTCAAGTTTAGATGAAGGAACACAAACAGAACACCCAACAGccaggaaaagcaaacaaaagccaATTTCTGCTTGATATGACTATGACAGGACACCTGTGAGTGTTCAAAACGTCAGCACtaggagaagagctctgtgtggctcgaaaacttgtctctcgtcaacagacattggtccaataaaagattgcctcaccctccttctctctctctctaatatcctaggactgacatggctacaactacactgcatagcaCTAGGCTGGTCCCATTTATCCCAAGTGGGTTATAACAGTCTGGGTTATGTCAGAATCCGTTACAATCCCAAAGGTCAGACTCATTCCTCTAAAACTCCTCACAACCCGTTCCCCAACAAGTCTGCTTCCAGTCTGTTACCCACGAAGTGCACTATGACCCGAGCTGAAGGCCCCCTTCCTAAAGGGAAAGGATTTGCTCACCTGCTTTGGGGTGGGATGAGGGTATCGCGAACGTGAAGGATGCCTACATATGGGTATCGCTCCAACCTCTGTTCCCACTCTTTGTAGTGATCCTGGACAGCAACTGTAAGAGGAAACATAATACGGCAAATGGGGAGTGAAACTGAAACCAagagaccattttaaaattagatcGCCAAAGAGCAGTTGGGCTCTACCTATGATTTTCTTCACCATTTCATACATGGCCTGCTCCTCTTCTGCCATCTTCCGCCAGTGATACTTCAGGAGTAACAGGATCCCCCAGAGGGCAATTAGACCTACGAATGGAAGAACACAAATGGAAGCATGTGCACTCGTATATATGTGTTCAGTGGATGTTAGCTGCTCTATTTCCTACTCTT
Coding sequences within:
- the LEMD2 gene encoding LEM domain-containing protein 2 isoform X7; this translates as MAMLYELYNYLAIQAGSFECGNPEKLKSKCILVSEAKDYVANVTGSSPEKFEDALQWILNSNNDLGIWLKGEDPSEPVTSVDQVVCLESTRPRMGLGCRFRRAISIAIMNLFIFFWSLIALWGILLLLKYHWRKMAEEEQAMYEMVKKIIVAVQDHYKEWEQRLERYPYVGILHVRDTLIPPQSRKKMKRVWNRAVDFLASNESRIQTESHRIAGEDMLVWRWTQPSYVSDSEH